A region of Helicobacter sp. 12S02232-10 DNA encodes the following proteins:
- a CDS encoding ComEC/Rec2 family competence protein: protein MKKSKTAPYQIFLIEGYREWLWVFGILSVVFACSLGFKYQQFLQLDFSKPQEIYAQVLLQYSKSKEKTLKNGLKKIETYSVLKLADSNGNIFYTTSKEDIKSIINRYVRVYGQMAKCSFIEFIKSCYLSAYGISLLHKRDYRDKIRDFIDAQHLNLNAYASLGNLYRALFIADPLDKNWRDISNKLGLAHIIAISGFHLGILSSFLYFLLVPFYRYFQKRYFPYRNEAYDLGALILCFMFGYLLLLDFQPSFFRSFVMAMAAFLVYCSGIRLLSFSLLLFVCLFCIAFSPRLLMNIGFILSVAGVFYIFLFVKYFPKMHFILYGIFFNLAIFFNIAPIVHYFFPYFSLYQLASIPVGIVFVVFFPLSLGLHFFGFGNMFDDFLLQAFLIHPPFIEYYAPTWFVLAYVGISLGAVYSKRIYLFLNVCSIGFFIFLLLKYL, encoded by the coding sequence GTGAAAAAGTCCAAAACTGCGCCTTACCAAATTTTTTTAATTGAGGGATATAGAGAATGGCTTTGGGTCTTTGGTATTTTATCGGTTGTGTTTGCCTGTAGTTTAGGTTTTAAATACCAACAGTTTTTGCAACTTGATTTCTCAAAGCCTCAAGAGATTTATGCTCAAGTTCTATTGCAGTATTCCAAAAGCAAAGAGAAAACGTTAAAAAATGGTTTGAAAAAAATTGAGACTTATTCTGTATTGAAGCTTGCTGATTCTAATGGAAATATTTTTTATACTACTTCCAAAGAAGACATAAAATCAATCATCAATCGCTATGTTCGGGTATATGGTCAGATGGCAAAATGCAGTTTTATAGAATTTATAAAAAGCTGTTATTTGAGTGCTTATGGCATATCTTTACTGCACAAGAGGGATTATCGCGATAAGATCAGAGATTTTATTGATGCCCAACATCTCAATTTGAATGCTTATGCTTCTTTAGGTAATCTTTATCGAGCTCTTTTTATTGCAGATCCTTTGGATAAAAATTGGAGAGATATTTCCAATAAGCTTGGACTTGCTCATATTATTGCCATTAGCGGTTTTCATCTAGGTATTTTAAGCAGTTTTCTTTATTTTTTGCTGGTACCATTTTATCGATATTTTCAAAAACGTTATTTTCCGTATCGAAACGAGGCTTATGATTTGGGCGCACTGATATTGTGCTTTATGTTTGGGTATTTGTTGCTTTTGGATTTTCAGCCTTCATTTTTTCGTTCTTTTGTGATGGCTATGGCGGCATTTTTGGTTTATTGCAGCGGGATTAGGTTATTAAGTTTTTCTTTATTGCTTTTTGTTTGTCTTTTTTGTATTGCCTTTTCTCCAAGATTACTTATGAATATTGGATTTATTTTATCTGTTGCAGGAGTTTTTTATATTTTTTTATTCGTTAAATATTTTCCAAAAATGCATTTTATTCTTTATGGGATTTTTTTCAATTTGGCAATTTTTTTTAATATTGCTCCGATTGTACATTATTTTTTTCCTTATTTTTCACTTTATCAACTTGCCTCAATTCCTGTAGGGATTGTATTTGTTGTCTTTTTTCCATTGAGCTTGGGGCTACATTTTTTTGGCTTTGGAAATATGTTTGATGATTTTTTGCTTCAAGCATTTTTGATTCATCCCCCTTTTATTGAATACTACGCTCCGACTTGGTTTGTACTTGCTTATGTTGGGATCTCTTTAGGTGCTGTTTATTCAAAGCGTATTTACTTATTTCTAAATGTTTGCAGCATTGGGTTTTTTATTTTTCTGCTTTTAAAATATTTATAG
- a CDS encoding replicative DNA helicase, with protein MVEIPNSHLINVERVIISFIIFDSDKFDEVADLLEPKDFLHIPHRTIFEVCLDLFRQNLPLDEEFIRSKIPDNKKISDEEFLYILSTNPIANIEAYIKELKDASIKRELHSLASSLREKSLEPWTNSEEILDEIERKIYNISVKNTQSGFRDSHQIVGSTIEWIQELKERGSNYITGLNTGFEKLNRLTTGFNKGELIIIGARPSMGKTTLFLNMAQTILNHGKGVAVFSLEMPAEHLMLRMLSSMTSIPLQDLRIGNLDDNQWKELSRCSDMMSSKDLFIDDGSTLTINQLRSKLRKLKGKNQNIEIAIVDYLQLMSGGNKRGDMMRHEEISEISRGLKTLARELEIPIIALSQLNRSVDFRDDKRPKLSDLRESGAIEQDADIILFLYREDKNEENEIKAKLAKLKKEGTDKALKAYEEELKHLKEVERRNRNSVVPVEIIVAKNRNGEANTVKIQFNGPYTRFEDIAMETETAYTPTKITDESPIVTVHI; from the coding sequence ATGGTAGAAATTCCCAATAGTCACTTAATTAATGTCGAACGCGTTATCATTTCTTTTATTATTTTTGATTCGGACAAATTTGATGAAGTGGCTGATTTGCTTGAACCTAAAGACTTTTTACACATCCCGCATCGAACGATTTTTGAAGTTTGTTTGGATTTGTTTAGGCAAAATCTTCCTTTAGATGAAGAGTTTATCCGTTCCAAAATTCCAGATAATAAAAAAATCAGCGATGAAGAATTTTTATACATTCTGTCTACTAATCCTATTGCCAATATTGAGGCCTATATTAAAGAACTTAAAGATGCTTCCATCAAAAGAGAGTTGCATTCTTTGGCAAGTTCTTTGAGGGAAAAATCGCTTGAACCTTGGACAAATAGTGAAGAAATTTTAGATGAAATTGAAAGAAAGATTTATAATATTTCTGTCAAAAATACTCAGAGTGGATTTAGAGATAGCCATCAGATTGTCGGCAGTACGATTGAATGGATACAAGAACTTAAAGAAAGAGGAAGTAATTATATCACGGGATTGAATACGGGGTTTGAGAAACTTAATCGATTGACGACAGGGTTTAATAAAGGGGAATTGATTATCATTGGTGCACGACCTTCGATGGGAAAGACGACACTTTTTTTAAATATGGCACAGACCATCTTAAATCACGGCAAAGGTGTAGCAGTTTTTAGCCTTGAAATGCCTGCAGAGCATTTGATGCTTCGAATGCTTTCTTCAATGACTTCTATTCCACTTCAAGATCTTAGAATCGGAAATCTTGATGATAATCAATGGAAAGAGCTTTCTCGTTGTTCAGATATGATGAGTTCAAAAGATTTATTCATTGATGATGGAAGCACTTTAACCATCAATCAGTTGCGTTCCAAGCTTCGCAAGCTTAAGGGCAAAAATCAAAATATTGAAATTGCCATTGTTGATTATTTGCAATTGATGAGTGGCGGGAATAAAAGAGGGGATATGATGCGACACGAAGAGATCAGTGAGATCAGCAGAGGGCTTAAAACTTTGGCTAGAGAGCTTGAGATTCCTATTATTGCTCTTTCACAGTTGAATCGTTCTGTGGACTTTAGAGATGATAAACGTCCTAAGTTATCGGATTTAAGAGAGTCGGGGGCAATTGAGCAGGATGCCGATATTATTTTATTTTTATATCGTGAAGATAAAAATGAGGAAAATGAGATAAAAGCTAAACTTGCCAAGCTCAAAAAAGAGGGCACTGATAAAGCATTAAAAGCTTATGAAGAAGAATTGAAACACCTAAAAGAAGTAGAAAGACGAAATAGAAACAGCGTCGTTCCTGTTGAAATCATTGTTGCTAAAAATAGAAATGGGGAAGCCAATACGGTCAAAATACAATTCAATGGACCCTACACTCGATTTGAAGATATTGCTATGGAAACAGAAACTGCCTATACCCCCACTAAAATCACTGATGAGTCTCCAATCGTTACTGTTCATATTTGA